The window aaaaatagcaaaatttaaaaaatcgtctataaaaaatcttgaaaaaaatcatttatattggagtagtcaaatgtaaatgatcatgtaaaaaaattaaacgatcgtgtaaaaaaaataaatcatcgtatagacaaatctaaaggatcgtgtaccaaacgaattaaaaaaaaatcgtttagtcaaatctaaacgatcgtgtactaaattttgaaaaaaaaatcgtttagatttgggtcaaatctaaatgatcgtgtaaccaaattaaacaatgatgtaacaaaattaaaggataaaatcgaaaaaataaattgtagctaaatctaaacgaccaaatctaaacgatggtgtaccaaacaataaccaaatctaaacgatcgtgtaccaaatatattatgcgcgttgttgacgacatggttgacaagacattttttgtattttccacgGATCTGtggctttttctgttttcggaattgttctatataatataaatattttctctttattatattttttaaaagaccccataTTGTTTTGGTTAATTTACAAAAATGtatcaaaactaaaaaatatttacgacccatataacaaaaaaataaaagtccACAAAGCCGGTCAAATCATAATTTCCAGATTTGTCGTTGAATATTGCGAACAATTCGTCActtctcttttcttcaatttattcatctcttctcttctagatttcatcatcttctcttcaagattttctttctttcatttttaaacgatttattcttttgattaaatctcttatttcattttcGGCAAGATTCTATGAAACTACCTTATCTTTCTCATAATTCGAGAATATCAATATCTTTtgaatatcattttgacatgatctaaatgatcgtttaccatggccaacatgatcgtttaaatttgaaacattATTCTCATCGTTTAAAACGAACTACACGATAGTGTAGCATGATATAAACGATTGCTTACCATAGTTAGCACAATCatttgatttgaagtttttaacgatCATTTGCATTGGACTACTTACTATAATCAACATAATCGTTTttcatgatcaacacgatcatAATTTTTcgtggtcaacacgatcgtttaacatggtCAATACGATTgtctaaatttgaagtttttttcttcattgttaaaaagaactatattGTCGTGTATTATGACCTATTTAGTAGATAATTCATTTAGATCgtagtatacgatcgtttagaaaaagaTTACTTATGAGTGTGTGGCtgattaatcgcgtgttgatTTGGGCATTTCTAGAAATTTCCATTGTAGACTAAGTTTTTTCGTAGAACAAGTGTAAGTATTTTAtcggtttattatatttttaaaaaaatccttttATCTTTTGGTATATATTATTTCTTAAATTTCTGgttgttttattaaataaatgttTTTGTTTAATGCCAATAATTATGAGACAGAAGATTCAACTTCTGTTGCATGTCAATATATCATGTCAATATATTAGCACTTAAGCTCAACTTCCGCTATAAAAGGAATGTCCTAATTTGTAGtataaaaatcaaatcaaatctattaatttagggaaatcataaggaaaaaaaaagtgaaaccATTTTGCATGATTTTATTCGTTTTCTACTCTCTAAACTTGACGTGACATAATGACAATGAAACATgctatttttattataattttttggTAATTATAGAgagaaaggataaaagaaaaaaacaaaggtgAATTATGATACTATTTTAATCTTTTACACTCTCAAATGTCAAATTTCAACCTTTGCATTTTAACACATCTAACTTTTAGTCTCTGTTATTTATGCATTGTTGAAGTTTTTCCTAAAATTATTTGTTGATATCAAAATCCAAACAAAAAGATATGACACTTTACTACAAGAAATCCATTGTTCAGTAATAAAGTTTTATTGACGTAAATAATTTTTGTATTCCCTTTTAGAGATGAATAGAGTAAAGTAAAACTAAGAATCAATTAGAATAAAGCTATTTATAAAGCATGTTCTTTCTTGATATGTTTTCGACGTTGTAGGCATTTTAAGTTAAACTTCCATAGAATGACCTTCACATATTCCTTTATGGAATGACCTAAGAATTGATTAGAGTACAAACAATAAAACTACGCCACTTGCTACAATTATGGAAGTTGCACTTGTAATAATATGCTacacttcaaattttcattaaatttgAGCCAACTAGATTATCAAAAGCTACTCTTGACTGATTTAAAGTAGAAAACATatgttttttgttatttttctgtGAATTGGTTTGTTTGTTAGTCTTTCAAAGTTTTCTTGCTAAACATCATTCTTGATTGGTATTCAAAAACCTTAGAATAGATGTTaattggttgattttgattttcaGGTTGGCCCTATGaacatatattacaaaattCAAGTATCGTTCAACACTCTTCATTTATCTTTTgcttatttttagtcattttaattattttgtaattcTTTAAAGGTATCAACCTTACCCATATTGATAGCTTACtatgtgtttgatgaaatgcctcAATGATACATTTGATTGATTTTTAACTGATTTTTGtttgttcgaattaggaaatCAAGGCCAATGGAGATTTCATAACTATGGGAGGAAACTTTGAGAAAGAGAGAATAAAAAATGAACAGTgagattttaaattttgatgaCGTGTAGGGCATTTAAGCATTTTCTAGAGTTTAATTGTTACGGTCATACATGTTTAGTATTAGGCCTTCAATTGttaccgacattaaaggccttcaataacaccttcaaagatgtcggtttataaccgacattgaaggactttaatgtcggtttataaccgacattgaaggactttaatgtcggtttataaccgacattgaaggactttaatgtcggtttataaccgacattaaagatgtctttaatgtcggttataaaccgacattgaagcccaaccgacattaaagccctttaataacgctcgcaaagatgtcggtcgccaagcgacattaaaggcctttaatgtcggttttaaaccgacattaaaggccaaatttcttgtagtgatttaaTTGTTGTAAGATCTTTTTGTTTATGTCTATGCATTTGCCAAGTGAacttgggtttttttttaatcttttctattgatattttgtttatggtttctattgagTTGTATCGTAATTGCATGGTAGTCATAGCATaaaataactatatatataaacttgAAACTTTAGTTCGTTCTAAAATGTTGAATTCAATAGAACATATGTTGTGTTGTCTAATGCAGTAATTCAACTATTATTAAACTTCATTTGGATACACAACCTAGACACTACTTGGAAGGAAGATTCGACCAAAATAGAAGTTAGAAGCATCTAAAAAGGTAGGACTTCAATATGACTATTTAGGGAGTTTGTTGTTCCTCTTTTACCCGTGTAAACCATATTCTTGGATTCATTTTTCCGAAGTTGTGTGCACATTTGTGTACTATATGCTGGTtctatgatttttttctttgacaCACAATTGGGCTAGCATACCACGATATGCAAACTCAAAATCAACATCTACTGCAACAAATAACCGAGAGAGATGACTATAACATTAAGGGGGTTATATCTTATGAGGATATATTTTCTTtgccttttttctttgtttttcttctgAATGGGGCAAGCTTCATTTTCATTGTATTCTTTATTTCCTTGTAATCTTCAAATTATAAGCTTCTCTGTCATTATATTCTTTATTTTGGTACATCCTCATTGTGTGTGTTGCATGCATATCTTTTTTAGTTTGGTGTGAAAGTTCTGAATATGATTCATATGGCTTTATGCTTATAGCTTTATGCTTATCTTACGAAGGCTAGCAACTCAAGAAGATACCCCTAACATAGAAAGAAGTTCAGAACAATCTAACGGTAGTTAACaagtaatatttatttgaaattcttCTTACAACTCTAGTTTGTTGTAGTTATTGGTAAAATAGAATAGGAAAttagttgattttgatttttgataTCTAAAATAATTGCTTTGTTCTAATCACCATTATAGCTTCTCTGTTTATTAGCATTAATAAACTATGGATACTTTCTGCCTAACCTTAGTTTATACTATGAAAGAGTTTTTATACTGCTTCTTGGTTTCTTCAATTTGATCTTAGTAACTTTGTTTTTTAGGAACAAGTGACTAGAGTTCACTGCATGGTcgattgaaataaaaaaaagtaaattgaCATTGATAAGTTGTGACATTATCTTGTTGTTCTGTTGCAAGTACAAAGTGTGTGGAATAGTTTTATGCAATACTTGAATTTCCCTCAATTTTAACACATTTCATGCTTTCATTACGATGGAGCCAACTTCAGTGTTTCATCTATTCGGTGTATGGATTTGAATTAACTAGAGCCAAATTAGTTTTTCATGGTACTTCACCATCTAggaatggaagaagaaaaagagacttAGAGTTTCTATTTTAAGGACATGATTCTTAGACTTGAAAGTTAAAGTTCTTAGTTTTAATGTTATCCTCATTTTTTTTAGTGTAGATTTCAAAGAGTTGAAGATACTAATCAGTGAGACTTTGAGTTTAGAGTTATCTGAGAATTCTTTTAACTGAGGTAACTCCCTCTCTTGTTTCTTCATtgattaattatgatttaaTGGGTCTACTAGTGATTTGGTATACTATAAGACGAATACTTATATGTTCTAAGTTATCTCCAATTGATTGCTTATTTTTAACTTGATGTTGTTGTATTTTCGTTTAGGTTGTGTGAAATCCAAGTTTGTATTTGAAGCCAAGTTCATACAAGGTCATTGAGTTTCAAGCTTCTTTAATTAAGTTTGTGTTTCTTGAACTAGAATTGTAATGATCAACTATATGTATGTTCAAGGATATATATGCAATTTGTTAGCTCTTTGATTGAAAGTTTAGGTTGATTCAAGAAACTTAAATAGTTCAATTGACGAAAAACTTAAATTCTTGCTTATGTGTTATTTGAGTTGATCATGTTGTATATCATTGTTGGACTATAAAACATAtgcaatataattatatttgacattttataacatgtttatataataaattcgatattattttttatataataaactACTTTAAAAAGTCATTGGTTTAAAAAAAGCTGTAGGAATTTTTAGTGACACATTTCAATGTCACAAAAGATATTTGTAACAGTCCCAAATTAACCTTTAGCAACAATATTATTTGTCATTAGAACATCATCTTTAATGATGAGTGCAATAAACcactataaaaaataaatagtgacaTAATATATTTTACTTAAAGTAAGCTTTTAGTAATGCGGAAATGTCACTAAAAGTATACATTTTGCGGTGTTAATTATTGCATCGCTAAAACTTTTAGCGATGCAAAATCAGCGATAGTCCTAGTGACGAATGGCTCTGCGTTGCTAATACCTTTAGTGATGTGTTTTTGTGTTTTAATGATGTTTTTGGTGTGCCACTAAAAACATAACTTCTTGTAGTGCTTGATTTTCAAGTGACAatgatgcaaaaaaaaaaaagaaaaagaaaaaatgttgtTTGTAAGGGAGAACAATGTGACCgataaaagagaaaatatgTACACTAGTGTGAGGCTTATCATGCACTCTCAGATACTTAAGCTAGAGAGTGAAATAGTGTGAAAGCTAGAGAATTCGTGAGTTGGATTCAGAATTACTTCATATGGAATGTTATTAATgatacatttataaaaaaaaaaggttgacgTGTAACTTTTCTGGTTTCCTTTCAAAATCTAATTATATGATAATCTAATCAATCGCTATTTGAGATATTTGAACTTAGGGGTGTAATTACGCAAGATTTTGGCTACCAAGATTCAAAATTAGGTCGACCCATCCTTCCTTTAGCACCATCTTAGTTTCAatctccttttcttttatacttattgattgaatttattgttgtgGTCTAAAATCAGCCGAAAGATTATTAGCAttttaatctaaattttgaaaaccaaATTGTATAAAATAATGAATGAAAAAGAGAGATAGAAAAAAGGAATAGTAGCATAGGGCAGGGTGAGTGaggaaaaataaagaagaagcgTGTGGTGGACGAGAAGTAAGCAGCGCGTGAGGAACGGGAGTTTTAGAGACAGTAAGGCAAAGCATAGAAGTGCGAGGGAATGGaattgaagaaagagaaaaaaagagaagaaaaaataatgaaatgatCAAAACCCTTCTTCCatttcttccttccttccttccttcttcAACTCTCAACTCTCTGCTCACAACTCTCAACTCTCAACTCTCAAAcatcatcatcaacaacaacagcaacaaccCTCCGCTCCTTCTCTTTGTTTCAACTTCTGTTTCTCAATCAAATGTAGAGAAATTTCCTCTGACCTACCTTTTCTTCTCACCAACAACATCAACAACGAGGTGAATTTCAACTTCTCTCTCACTCACTttcatcaatttcttctttATCACCTCAATTTCTGAtgcgatttcttttcaatttttaggTTTTCTGAAATTCCGCTTCACCTCATAGGGAGATGAACAAGGAGCAGCGACCTGAACCTCTTGATTTCTTCATTTGGACTGTTGAGGTATTTCCAAATCATACCTCCTCCTTCGTTTTCGATCTTTTCTGTTAAGATCTTTGACTCCTTCGCCTTTCTACTTCAAAATCTGATTGGTTCTGTGTTAATTACAGTGTTGGTTTGTGAGGTCTGAAATTGATGCCTATTCACTGCTCTACCCTTTCTCATTCATTGCTTATTCCAGTATTTGATAGTCATACAGtgctttcttttgtttttttctcttctGTTTATTAATGGTAACGTGTGATTACTGGATCAATGAGGTTTGATTGgtgtctaatttttttttccaattgtGTATGTTATGATTAGGATGTTGGTGTTTCGTTAGCCACCGAAGGCTTTTGTAACTAATTGTTAATTGTGAAATGAATTTATTGATAGTCCCTAATGTAGCTAGGAGCTTGATTCTAAAATATCACTTTCTAGAATTCATTTAAACACGCAAAGATCTGTTTATTGCACTAGGATTTGTTTTCCttcctttttggaattttttacTTTTCCTTGTTGTAGTTccatttcatcttcttctttatgATTCCCTTTGTGAACTTTGTAATTAGCTGGAAATCTTGAAAACGATTCttataatcttgaatatatGAAATTACTTTTCGGGGAACTAAAAAATTTACATTGGCAATGTCATAGTGCTTCTATGTTCTCCGTTTTCAGTATCCTTTCACATAACTTCTTAGCTTCTTCAAGTGCAATAATGTGTGAAGATATCATTTTAAACTTCTCCCTGTCCTTTCAAGTTGGAGTGTTTATGTTCCCATTGCTTAGCTTGATACTTGTGTAATCTTCTGGAAACATATCATCATTCTTATTATATGGGGTTGAAGAAGATATCATTACATGGAAAAAGATATTTTCAGCATTTGGACTATACATCATATCACATCTTGGGttaaaattttaacaataaATGTAACTAAATTTGTTTTATAATGTGCCTCCTGCATGCTTATTACAACGCTTTTTCCCTTTAGGATGTTGGTTTGTGGTTGGAAGAGATAAATCTTGGAGGGTATCGCCAGACTTTTAAAGAAAATGGGGTCAATGGTGAGTATCTCGAAGGGATGTCAATGTTCACGACCGAACAGATTCTAAGGTTTATCAGACGATGCCATATGAAATGGGGAGATTTCATCACACTTTGTAAGGAACTTCGACGAATTAAAGGTCTGTGTGCAAAACAACATTTCTTCtcttttgaattgaaatttattaGGAAAAAGAACTCCCGAGGTGTCCTACTGCTACATTCAGATATTTCAGGAACTCTTACATATggtttgaaattaattaaattctaaaCAGAACTAAATCCCCCAAATCTTAACTAAATGCATGCGAATTAGCATATTTTACAACAGAGTAGGAGTAAGCCTTTTTGTGGAACCTTCTTCAATGTTTCttaccttttcttttccctCCGTTTTAAGCAGTCTGTGTTCGTCTTTAAAAGTTTGAAGCTGTAAATCAACTATTTATCTCCTTATTTGATGTATTTGCAATCTCCTGTTGTTATTAGCATGTTTCTGATAGTCATAGTTGAAAAATTGATGCACGCACTGGCTGTTATGCTAAGAGGGGGTTTGAGATAACTTTTGGAGCAGCCACTGTACATCTTTTTCCTCCTTTTCCCCATTTAGATTATAAGAAACATTAGGCTAGTagctttttttcctttttgacaGAAGTGAAAGAATGTACGATGGCATACAAGAACACAAGTCCATAAAAAAAGAAGTTCAAATGTTACAAAAGAAATAGACCGCAAACCAAATTATTAGGCTATTTTAAGGTACTTTTAAGTACTCTTAGAAATATCAAAGCTACATTGAACTTTGTTTTTAATTCCAATGCAGTAATTTGATGTATATGTTTGCTTAACTTCGCTTTTGAAACATTAGAACTTTCAGAATCGCCATTCCAAAAGCAACCCTAACTATGTATGTCTGCTTTTCCAGTTGACATTAAGATTATGCTGTTTATTCTTTAAGTTATGTACTTCCAGTGGCTTGCTTGAAAGGGGAGCAAAAGGTACGTCGGCCATGGTGGGCACCATCATGCCTCTCTATGGTGTTTCTCAAGGTGGCTAAGCGTAACAGACAATCTCGAGTTGTTTCCTTGAAGCTGGAACCATAGAACCGAGATCAACTTATTTGTATGTGCTCATGTATTTCTTTTTATGCGTGAAGAATATAAAAGGTAGAGAAGAAACATATTAGTTTAtccttttctaaaaaaatttaatcgGTCAAtattaccttttcttttcttttttgttttgttttgttttttctttttttcgtttttgtttttttcctttgtttagAACTATGTCTATATATACAAGGTTTATGTGTTCAGTTTGGCGATCCCGCTTGAGGAAAAACAATGAAGCAACCAAGATCTTGTTGCAAATTATACAAGTTTTGCTCTTTTACCCTCACTAATTCTTCAAATATGTATTTACTTTCAACATTTGGTTTCGTAATGACTTTGGTTTAGGAAACTTGATTAAGAATTATGCCTGTATATGTAGACGAATCATGTTTTCTCCTCCAATTTAGGGCAGTCCTTTGTTAAGATGGGTGTTTCTAATTATGGTATAGAATAGTG is drawn from Cucumis melo cultivar AY chromosome 11, USDA_Cmelo_AY_1.0, whole genome shotgun sequence and contains these coding sequences:
- the LOC103502119 gene encoding uncharacterized LOC103502119 isoform X1, whose amino-acid sequence is MIKTLLPFLPSFLPSSTLNSLLTTLNSQLSNIIINNNSNNPPLLLFVSTSVSQSNVEKFPLTYLFFSPTTSTTREMNKEQRPEPLDFFIWTVEDVGLWLEEINLGGYRQTFKENGVNGEYLEGMSMFTTEQILRFIRRCHMKWGDFITLCKELRRIKVACLKGEQKVRRPWWAPSCLSMVFLKVAKRNRQSRVVSLKLEP
- the LOC103502119 gene encoding uncharacterized LOC103502119, yielding MNKEQRPEPLDFFIWTVEDVGLWLEEINLGGYRQTFKENGVNGEYLEGMSMFTTEQILRFIRRCHMKWGDFITLCKELRRIKVACLKGEQKVRRPWWAPSCLSMVFLKVAKRNRQSRVVSLKLEP